The Dasypus novemcinctus isolate mDasNov1 chromosome 2, mDasNov1.1.hap2, whole genome shotgun sequence genome contains the following window.
cacatgggtaaaggaggcccggggtttgaaccacggacctcccatgtggtagatggatgccctaaccactgggccaagtccattgcCCGGAATGTTTTTAATGGAATAATTCTTGACATTTCCCCCCTACAATATTTTGGTTCTGCTTTACATAAACAACTTTCTTGTACAGATGCATCTCTCCTGGAATGAAGCAATAAGGTTTCCAGGTGCTATGGAGGAATGGGGAAATGTGCTGGGAAGGAGCTCCCTTGGCCATGCACTTAGGCAGTAGAAAAGCAGGTGCTATGAATGAATTGGGGTGCTGGGTGATAGGCATGAGATAGGAAAGTCACTGAATGAGATGAACAGAAACCTAAAATGTAAGGAGGGGAAGTACTTACTGTCATAGAGATCTTTCTGGggtggagagtaggtgtggctGAAGGTTGATTTTGATGCATGTGTAGCTGGGCAGTTTAAGACATCTCCATTGTGACACAAAGGAGATGGGAGAGGGGACAGGACACACTAGTGAGTTCAGTGACAGAATAAAGACCTGGTTGCTAGGGCCAGAGAGTAACCACCagaagcctggaggaggagggatgGAGGTTCAGCTCCTGGTCCCCTTTCCTGCACCCCTTCTCTCCAAGCTATCTGAGATGCCACCTTCTATCTAAACATCAGCTCACCGGTTCCAGGCCTTAACTCTGGATGTGACATCTGCTTGATTCCACATTGTGTACACATTTCCACAGGGGACCAACAACTTCTCTTCCTGAAATCTCTAAGGTTTTCTGCTTTCTTCATGTTCTGATGGCCAGTCTTGCAAGCTCAACTGAGATGGAAGTGTCCACTTCCTCtgaaacccttggacctcctccTGATGAAGAGGCATGTGACCCTAAGATGATAATTTCTTTGATAGAAATTGGACCACGGCCCTGTATATTCTGGGGTTCTCTCTTTTCCAAAAATAATAGTAGCCATAAAGTCACTGGACTGACTGCACAGAAGTTCAGATATGTCcttaaagaaattgaaagtatTCTTAAAAATGTTACAAGTTTTGAAGAGAAGACCACAGAAGCTGAAGAATCTTTTAAGAACACCAATATTTCTGAGGATGTgtcagaatttaaagaaaacatcaCGGGACTTGGcaacataaataaaatgttattgaaaaaTCTGTTTGTCAGTTTAGACCCAAAGGAAACACAGAATGCAAAGACGCAGGAGAAAATATTGGACAACCAGAACTCCAAGAACAAGGTACGAGTTTTTGCAAGGGACTCAGTAAATCattcagaagaagaaagaaccCCTAATGAAACACAActaagtaaagaagaaaaagaaaaagaaaaagatagactCCTTCAGGCTCAAGAAGAAAATGTCAGGCTTAGGAAAAACATGGAGCGGTTACTACAGGAAGCAGAACACTGGAGTGAACAACAAACTGAGCTCAGTGAACTAATAAAATTGTATCACAAATCTCAGAATGACCTAAGAGTCCAAATCCAGTGGAATAATCAGATATCAAGTAAGCATAAACTGGAAGAACAACTGAGGAAATTGAAATGTGACACTTACTCATTGAATTTGATTGCAGCTTTACTGGAGAATGAGTGCCAAATCTTACAGCAGAGAGTTGAGATTCTCAGTGAACTCTATCAGCAGAATGAGAGAGCTTTGCAAAAGTATCCAACTCAAATAAACTATGAAGAGGGCAAGGGAGAACAGAAGTCATCAGAAGAACAGAAATTAGAAACTTATCAGCAGAGAATGCAAGAAACAGAAGGCACATTTCCAAACAGAAGTAAATTCTCGAGAAGCCTGGATTCTTGTTATAATAAGAAAGCTCGTAATAACCGGTTCAATATTCGTCTTTCAACAGCAGCTCTTCTGGGAAAAAAGAGGTCAATtcaaagaaaatagtaaaaggggaagaaaaggcAATTCTTCAATGCACTATAGCTATATTTCCAACCACAGTTGTGATCAATCATCAAACATAGGCTAGATCTGTTGGTTCAATgaagaaaaagatacagaacaaGAAGATTAACATATACATTATTTATTACTTCAGTAGTTATATAAGTTTGATCTTTTATGATCATTAATATCAATATCAAGCTCGATCCTCACACGGggcacacaaaaaaacaaacatatcaaTATCAAGTCCATAACTTGTCACCTTTACAATCTGCTTGCTTTTTGTAATAATGAGAAGAGATACTTGACACTAACCTGGAGTGAGAAGCTTTCAGGCCTAattaagatttaaataaaaaccaGAATGAAACCAaggaaagcatttttttctttatttaattattaCCTGGggaaaaacattctggaaaaaagtATGTAAAGTATAAGCTGTGACCCTTTAAAACCTACTTTCTAAATGTATCTCCTTTTCCAATTATTCACTGAAGTGTGGCAAATGGTAGTGAAAAAATGCTGTTAAACCACCCTTCTCGTTTTTCCCTTCTGGGAaatcttcccactccctacctatACTCTTTCTAGTTTCTCAGTGAGTGAACTGTGCTTGTGATGGGGAGCAGAAGCTCTTTGGTAAGAACACCTTGACTTATTTAGGAGAATTGATGTGGATCTAGATTTTGGTCTTTGCTGGAAAAATTCCTCCCATTCCTCCAAGGGGTGGCAGTAGAGTTACCCAGGGAAACTGGAAAGATCTGTTAGGGAAGCCAGACTTTTGGTTCTGGAAAAAATGAAGCAGATGCATTTCTTCCTATTCCATGAAGCTAGCTGAAAACTCTGGAGAGTATATATAAAGTAAACATAAAAAAGTTAGAGAAAAGGTGGACTGGCCACGGACCCTGGGACTTAAGTGTTAAGTTTGGTGTTAAGTTTCCTGGGTTTTCCTTTTTGCCTCTTATGTATCCTGCACAGGGTGCTGAAGAAGGTCACACCCCAGAAGTGCCAAGGTGCATAGATAACAATGTGCCCATTCCCCATAGTCATCTTTCCCTTGCCAAAGGATGAGGAAGGGGACATCCTGGCAAGACAAACTGCCTACTCCAGCCATACTATAGGGAAAAAGCTGTGACCTTCCCTTACCCCCTCTGTCAGCAAAGACCAAGTGGAAAGCCAAGACTTCCACTCTTGCCTAGTGGTAATGATGCACTTCTACCCTTCTTCTGGGGTGGTATAGAAGATGATGAGTGGGGATCTGGGTTTCCACCCCACCTACAGTAATAACATTCCTCTCCGTGTCCTACCCCCAAGTGGAGTGAGTGTAGGGAAGCCTAAATGAATAGCCTAGATTTCTTCCCCTACCTATGATGATAAGtgcccttctctctctctgatgGGTGGTGtccaagaaaacaaaatgaaaagcctgGGCTTTCACTCCCCACTTAGTAAAGATGCagttctctccttcccctgctgGCACAGCATCAGTGGAGGCCCTCTAAAACAGAAGAGTTAAATATGATTTAGTGTCTCATGAAATAGTACCCAAAGTGTCTAAATCATGCATCATTATTATTCCAAATCATTCATTTTTCCAAGAACCAGAAAAATCTcaacttgaatgagaaaagacaattaaCAGATACCAACAGTGGGAAGACACAGTTGTTGGAATTATCTGACAAGGGTTTTTAAGCAGTCATCATAAAAAAACTCCAATTAGCAATTACAAACAcactgaaaacaaatgaaaaaaaaaaagtctaagtaAAAAAGtagaagatataaaaaagaagcaaatggaaattttagaactgataTATATCCTAATAAACTCTCAGAATCTGCTCAATAGAGAATGTTGAAGTCAAAGGAAAGAGTTAGTGAACTTAAAGACAGGACGATAAGAAGTATCCCTTTCTGAACAACAGGGgtgtggggagagagagaaagagaaacctaacaacaaaaacagagacTAGATACCTGTGGAACAGTAACAAAAGCTCTAACACCACTGTCATCAGATTCTCAAAAAGAGAAGCAAGGTATGGGCTGAAAAGTATTCAAGGAAATAGTGGctcaaaatttccaaaatttgctGAAAGGCATAAACCTACAAATTCAAGAAGGTGAGTGAACCACAagcaggataaacccaaagaagtTCAATACATCCACAATATAACTtctgaaaatgaaatacaaagaaaaagtcTTGAAAACAGCTAGATAAAAAAAGACTTGTTCCATACAGAGGAAGAATAAACTgacagtggatttctcatcagaaaccacagaggccaaGAGGAAGTGAACATTTttcaagaactgaaagaaaatacttGCCAACCCACAATTGTTTACCCAGttaaaatatccttcaggaatgaagtaAAAATCAAGGCATTTTCAAATGGAGGAAAGCTAAGGGAACTTTTCAACATCTGTTGGGAAAGTCCATTTAGTGAcataactaattttttttttctttgcattcaaGAAAATGAGTGATCCATTTAACCCTTTAATCCCTTTAAAAAGGAGAAGACTTTGTCTTTATCCATTCTCAAATAGGAATTTTACCCAGGAGGCACTAAATGAATGGGTGAAATGAGAAACTACAACATTGCCGAGACAAACTTTTTGTATTTTAGCTTATTCCTATGCATTACCTGAACAAATTCTGTAGGTACTACTTATCTGTCAAAAGATAAGTGGCTGTCAAATATTAACAAACCAACATTTCTTTCCCATGTGTGGAATTTTTATCACTTCATAATAATACAGCAGCCAAAATATGCATACTACATCcattagtaaaagaaaaaaagatttccaCAAATAAACAATATTGGAGATATTAAAAGTATCATATTTCACTAGTTTTTCTCTTGAATGGAAATCATCACACTATTTTCCAACCATCTTGATTAATATTTGTATTTCAGTTCTACATTTTACCAGATATATGTTCAAATGATCAAGAAATACACTGATACTAAAAATATTGCTTTTGAATTAAACATATAGCAGGCAATCACTGCTACATAAGACCCTTTATATTTTACACTAGCTTTAAAGTTTTATATgtgtaataaaattgttctaccacacaatcatatttatattcTTAACAAATTCTAAAACATATAAATGGGAATTTCTAAATGGAAggcatttttaaagatgtttcatGTGGGTGCTGGTGAATaatcattttaaacttttaattaatggaaaatttattttggaatatgtgatggttaggctaatgtttcaactcagccaggtaattgtgaccagttgtttggtcaagcaagcattgggctaattgCAATACATGGACATTTATGGGCGTTAGTCACCAGTGAGTATACTGCAAAGATAGaggattacatctacatcaatcagggagattgctgtcagcaatgtgtgatgctttatccaatcagtagAATGCCTTAAGATGGGGagtgatttcagcactcagagagaatttctttggacagtcaacatttcccagaaattcatcaaggaccttcattggaccttcattggagtccctggtttgtagcctgcctgcataacttgggcttgtgcatccctatgatcacatgagagactcttacaaaatctcatatgattgacagatatctcctgttgattctgtttccctagaggaccTTGACTAATAAAGCTTGGTACCAGCAAGGAACCGGTACCAAGAAGTCttttcttgaggaacagagtttTAAACCTGGGATGTCCCAGGAGGTTCTGGGAATTTTGCAATTGGTTTTCtgctctaattggactcaaggatactaatgactccctttccagtaatgaagaggccactaagagtccatggcatgagttggcaatagagatacacaaaatatcatcactggattcccctacttccccGCTTATaggaagcaaggatctgggtgaaaATGTTTTCAACCCTTAACAGAGTTTCATagagtcaaaaggtataatgatgttggctggatCCTCCTAGATACTccggatacagttacaaaagaaagagatgagctaaagtcttcaaatttgcaacttgaACACCATacgaatgatgtgaaagtttttaTGTGTGCTccgaaagaaaatcttgtctcctgttgCCACAGGCTtcaaatatctgagaaccaaactcagactctcattgtacaagcagcagagttacaaaggactCTAAAatcaaccccacagggtttctgcagttaaagtgaaggcattgattggaaaggagtggaactcagaggattgg
Protein-coding sequences here:
- the SPZ1 gene encoding spermatogenic leucine zipper protein 1 — encoded protein: MASLASSTEMEVSTSSETLGPPPDEEACDPKMIISLIEIGPRPCIFWGSLFSKNNSSHKVTGLTAQKFRYVLKEIESILKNVTSFEEKTTEAEESFKNTNISEDVSEFKENITGLGNINKMLLKNLFVSLDPKETQNAKTQEKILDNQNSKNKVRVFARDSVNHSEEERTPNETQLSKEEKEKEKDRLLQAQEENVRLRKNMERLLQEAEHWSEQQTELSELIKLYHKSQNDLRVQIQWNNQISSKHKLEEQLRKLKCDTYSLNLIAALLENECQILQQRVEILSELYQQNERALQKYPTQINYEEGKGEQKSSEEQKLETYQQRMQETEGTFPNRSKFSRSLDSCYNKKARNNRFNIRLSTAALLGKKRSIQRK